Proteins co-encoded in one Haladaptatus sp. ZSTT2 genomic window:
- a CDS encoding 50S ribosomal protein L1, with translation MAEYDIVQAVSRALDEAPERKFRETVDLAINLRDLDLNEPSKRVDESVVLPAGTGQETQIVVFADGETALRAEDVATVMGKDDIEDLGDDTNAAKDLADETDFFVAEVSKMQDIGRHLGTVLGPRGKMPTPLQPDDDVVEVVNRMKNTVQLRSRDRRTFHTRVGAEDMSPEDIGENVDVILRRLEANLEKGPLNIDSVYVKTTMGPSVRVA, from the coding sequence ATGGCAGAATATGATATAGTGCAAGCAGTCTCTCGCGCACTCGACGAGGCACCTGAGCGGAAGTTCCGCGAAACGGTCGACCTCGCGATTAACCTGCGCGACCTCGACTTAAACGAGCCGTCGAAACGTGTTGATGAGAGTGTCGTCCTCCCAGCGGGGACCGGTCAGGAGACCCAGATTGTGGTCTTCGCCGATGGTGAAACCGCACTCCGAGCAGAAGATGTCGCGACCGTCATGGGTAAAGACGACATCGAAGACCTCGGAGATGACACGAACGCAGCCAAGGACTTAGCAGACGAGACCGACTTCTTCGTTGCAGAAGTCTCGAAGATGCAGGACATCGGTCGGCACCTTGGTACCGTTCTCGGTCCACGCGGTAAGATGCCAACACCACTCCAGCCCGACGACGACGTTGTCGAGGTAGTGAATCGTATGAAAAACACCGTCCAGCTCCGGAGCCGCGACCGGCGGACCTTCCACACCCGCGTGGGTGCAGAAGACATGTCTCCTGAGGATATCGGCGAGAACGTCGACGTTATCCTCCGGCGTCTGGAAGCAAACCTGGAAAAAGGGCCGCTCAACATCGACAGCGTCTACGTCAAGACGACGATGGGCCCGAGTGTGAGGGTGGCATAA
- a CDS encoding 50S ribosomal protein L11, with protein MAGTIEALVPGGKANPGPPLGPELGPTPVDVQAVVSEINDLTAAFDGMEVPVTITYDDDGSFDIDVGVPPTAALIKDEVGFETGSGRPQADFVADITVEQVKKIAKQKQTDLLSYDVKNAAKEVGGTCASLGVTIDGEDARTFKQRVDSGKYDDILVE; from the coding sequence ATGGCTGGAACTATCGAAGCACTCGTACCCGGCGGTAAGGCCAACCCTGGCCCACCGCTCGGTCCCGAGCTCGGCCCCACCCCTGTTGACGTGCAGGCTGTTGTTTCCGAGATTAACGACCTGACCGCAGCGTTCGACGGCATGGAAGTGCCCGTCACTATCACGTACGACGACGATGGCTCGTTCGACATCGACGTCGGTGTACCACCAACGGCCGCCCTCATCAAAGACGAGGTCGGCTTCGAGACCGGCAGCGGCCGCCCACAGGCGGACTTCGTCGCTGACATCACGGTCGAACAGGTCAAGAAAATCGCGAAGCAGAAACAGACCGACCTCCTCTCGTACGACGTGAAGAACGCGGCGAAGGAAGTCGGTGGGACGTGTGCCTCCCTCGGCGTCACCATCGACGGTGAGGACGCTCGCACGTTCAAACAGCGCGTCGACTCGGGCAAATACGACGACATCCTCGTCGAATAA
- a CDS encoding VNG_1110C family protein, whose protein sequence is MSDAERFRDSTQIVLPADVYATVRDALDAEFMLTATEEPSDSVRLIGSPIDIKAASDYLARHGIPVR, encoded by the coding sequence ATGTCCGATGCCGAACGCTTCCGCGACAGCACCCAAATCGTGCTTCCCGCAGACGTGTACGCGACAGTGCGGGACGCACTCGACGCCGAGTTCATGCTGACGGCAACCGAGGAGCCGTCAGACTCGGTTCGACTCATCGGCAGTCCAATCGACATCAAAGCCGCGAGCGACTATCTCGCACGCCACGGCATCCCAGTGCGCTAA